The following proteins are co-located in the Dyadobacter chenwenxiniae genome:
- a CDS encoding LIC_13387 family protein: MISSKMLVRISAALIVVHLLGHTIGHLTWDEPEDPKMGAVVKVMKSYSADFMGASKTMAEYYNGYSIMIFGLFIMTILLLWSISGFVTEQKDIANKLLLPIGVIYILFGVVEFVYFFPFAAGISLCSGLCTTLAVFVNKKVPYPFPE, encoded by the coding sequence ATGATTAGCTCAAAAATGCTGGTAAGAATTTCGGCCGCCCTGATCGTGGTGCATCTGTTGGGACACACCATCGGCCATTTAACCTGGGACGAGCCGGAGGACCCGAAAATGGGTGCGGTGGTCAAAGTAATGAAAAGTTACAGCGCCGATTTCATGGGCGCCAGTAAAACGATGGCGGAATACTACAATGGTTACAGCATAATGATCTTCGGATTATTCATTATGACTATCCTGCTGCTCTGGTCTATCTCCGGGTTTGTAACCGAGCAAAAAGACATTGCTAACAAACTGCTCTTACCCATCGGTGTCATCTATATTTTATTTGGCGTTGTGGAATTCGTGTATTTTTTCCCCTTTGCCGCCGGCATAAGCCTGTGCTCAGGGCTATGTACTACTCTTGCCGTTTTTGTAAATAAAAAAGTGCCCTACCCTTTTCCGGAATGA
- a CDS encoding helix-turn-helix domain-containing protein — MKLQLIEPRAELKPFIGKIWVLESNGRLPEDDMKLIVPNGMVKLIIPVKNGLIGKYEKWRHRSKEGSITLIGISDTPAIVDIEHDNPHCNIGIEFYALGAYRLFHLPQFELKNKIFDLEDVIGNQARHLSERLINIEKIEEKIEVIQSYLISQLSRSTPDLVVDYCLSQIVGTKGLIAVNELERKTGFSSRWLREKFTDKVGLSPKSISSVIRFMQFYEANANANMDFFKNELYTYFYDQAHFIKDFKRFTGMAPSKFMKTDNEFGHIFYKG; from the coding sequence ATGAAACTGCAACTCATAGAACCCAGAGCTGAATTGAAACCATTCATTGGCAAAATTTGGGTTTTAGAGAGCAATGGAAGATTGCCTGAGGATGATATGAAGTTGATCGTTCCAAATGGTATGGTGAAGCTTATAATTCCGGTAAAAAACGGGTTAATAGGCAAATATGAAAAATGGCGGCACCGTTCGAAAGAAGGATCCATTACTTTGATAGGAATTTCCGACACGCCTGCTATCGTGGACATCGAACACGACAATCCGCACTGTAACATTGGTATCGAGTTTTACGCACTAGGCGCATATCGCCTATTCCACCTTCCACAATTCGAATTAAAAAATAAGATTTTCGATCTCGAAGATGTAATCGGAAACCAGGCCCGGCATTTAAGCGAACGTTTGATTAATATCGAGAAAATCGAAGAAAAAATAGAAGTCATTCAATCGTATCTGATCAGTCAGCTTTCCAGATCTACGCCGGATTTGGTTGTTGACTATTGTCTCAGCCAAATAGTGGGCACCAAGGGCCTTATAGCTGTGAATGAGCTGGAAAGAAAAACAGGATTTAGTAGCCGATGGCTGCGGGAGAAATTTACAGATAAGGTGGGACTGAGTCCGAAAAGTATTTCCTCAGTTATTCGTTTCATGCAGTTTTATGAGGCGAATGCGAACGCAAACATGGATTTTTTCAAAAACGAGCTTTATACGTATTTCTACGATCAGGCACATTTTATCAAAGACTTTAAAAGATTTACGGGAATGGCGCCTTCTAAATTCATGAAGACGGACAATGAATTCGGGCACATTTTTTACAAAGGATAG
- a CDS encoding DUF1572 family protein, with translation MDTSYLASAVKQFEYYKMLGEKAIAQLPDEALFWQYNEESNSIAVIVNHITGNMLSRFTEFLTTDGEKPWRNRDAEFEGRFANREEVMAHWEKGWDRLLTTLRDLDDDQLEAVVYIRNDGHTVMEAINRQLAHYPYHIGQIVYIAKMAANEKWESLSIPRNKSGDYNMRKFTQEKSRRHFTDDL, from the coding sequence ATGGATACAAGTTATTTAGCCAGCGCGGTCAAGCAGTTTGAGTATTATAAAATGCTCGGCGAAAAGGCAATCGCGCAACTGCCCGACGAGGCGCTTTTCTGGCAATATAATGAGGAGAGTAATAGTATTGCCGTGATCGTCAATCACATTACAGGAAATATGCTATCCCGCTTTACCGAATTTTTAACGACCGACGGTGAAAAACCCTGGCGAAACCGTGATGCGGAATTTGAAGGGCGTTTCGCAAACCGTGAAGAAGTCATGGCGCATTGGGAAAAAGGCTGGGACCGATTGCTGACCACATTGCGCGATCTCGATGACGATCAGCTGGAAGCGGTGGTTTACATCCGGAATGACGGCCACACGGTAATGGAGGCAATCAACCGGCAGCTTGCCCATTATCCCTACCATATCGGGCAAATCGTTTATATTGCGAAAATGGCCGCCAATGAAAAGTGGGAAAGCCTTTCAATTCCCAGGAACAAATCGGGCGATTACAATATGCGGAAATTCACTCAGGAAAAATCGAGACGGCACTTTACAGATGATCTTTGA
- a CDS encoding ClpXP adapter SpxH family protein, translated as METTNSNPLLCDIESGVCEMPESSLATAPQTGASTHKPVKIIYFTDPICSSCWGIEPQLRKLKLEYGDNFEIDYRMGGLLPDWSYNSGGISKPSDVAHHWDEVSVRYDMPIDGDVWLEDPLDSSYPPSIAFKAAQLQDPDKAIHFLRVLREMVFLEKINITKWENLAASAEQVGLDVQKLEIDFNGNARDLFEQDLQLASQWGVRGFPTMFFVDSEGNQEKVYGTKPYSVYEDTMLKQFPTASKKVIDKDWKNLFTKYNTLTALEFSELSQTPRDQAGQLLRALVKSGNLSELVTKNGSLWRLLK; from the coding sequence ATGGAAACAACAAATAGTAATCCGCTCTTATGCGATATCGAATCGGGAGTTTGTGAAATGCCTGAATCTTCTTTGGCAACAGCCCCGCAGACGGGAGCGTCCACTCATAAACCCGTCAAAATCATCTATTTCACGGACCCGATTTGCTCGTCCTGCTGGGGCATTGAGCCTCAGCTTCGTAAACTGAAATTGGAATACGGCGATAATTTTGAAATTGATTACCGCATGGGTGGCCTGCTGCCGGATTGGAGCTACAACAGCGGCGGAATTAGCAAACCTTCTGACGTGGCACATCATTGGGACGAAGTAAGTGTGCGTTACGACATGCCTATCGACGGCGATGTCTGGCTGGAAGATCCGCTCGACTCTTCCTATCCTCCATCCATTGCATTTAAAGCGGCCCAGTTGCAAGATCCCGATAAAGCAATCCACTTCCTTCGTGTGTTGCGGGAGATGGTTTTCCTGGAAAAGATTAACATAACAAAATGGGAAAATCTGGCGGCATCGGCAGAACAGGTTGGTCTGGATGTTCAAAAACTTGAAATTGATTTCAATGGTAATGCCAGAGATTTGTTTGAACAGGATTTACAATTAGCCTCACAATGGGGTGTCCGCGGTTTCCCGACTATGTTTTTCGTGGATAGCGAGGGTAACCAGGAAAAAGTGTATGGAACCAAACCTTACTCCGTATACGAGGATACCATGTTGAAGCAATTTCCAACTGCGTCGAAAAAAGTAATCGATAAGGACTGGAAAAATTTATTTACCAAATACAACACCCTGACTGCCCTCGAGTTTTCTGAACTTTCGCAAACTCCGCGGGACCAAGCCGGGCAGCTCTTGCGAGCATTGGTCAAATCCGGAAATTTAAGTGAGCTGGTGACCAAGAATGGTTCGCTATGGCGTCTATTGAAATAG
- a CDS encoding helix-turn-helix domain-containing protein: protein MPTRRTSAEKPNTGKIFYDFGEGGLVFTAPGQIFESPTENAGSGYILLVHPDFLLSYPLASTVKQYGFFNYAANEALHLSEKERTAIFSVFNIIEEELNSRIDNFSQDVLISQIELLLNYSNRFYGRQFITRKAANNDMLQKIENILDEYFKYGSASERGIPTVQMLAERLGMSPSYLSDMLRSLTGENAQHHIQEKLVEKAKERLSTSNLSVSEIAYELGFEYPQSFSRMFKTKTSLSPLAFRQTFN, encoded by the coding sequence TTGCCTACAAGACGAACCTCTGCGGAAAAGCCAAATACGGGCAAAATTTTTTATGATTTCGGTGAAGGCGGTCTCGTGTTTACAGCTCCGGGTCAGATTTTTGAAAGTCCGACGGAGAATGCAGGTTCCGGCTACATTTTGCTCGTTCACCCTGACTTTTTGCTTTCCTACCCACTGGCAAGTACAGTTAAGCAATATGGCTTCTTCAACTATGCAGCCAATGAAGCACTGCACCTTTCGGAAAAAGAGCGCACTGCCATTTTCTCTGTTTTCAATATTATCGAAGAAGAACTTAACAGCAGGATTGATAATTTCAGCCAGGACGTGCTAATCTCCCAGATTGAGCTGCTGCTCAATTACAGCAACCGGTTTTACGGTCGCCAGTTCATTACGAGAAAAGCCGCCAATAATGACATGCTGCAAAAAATTGAGAATATTCTGGACGAGTATTTCAAATATGGAAGTGCATCTGAACGTGGCATTCCAACCGTTCAGATGCTGGCCGAAAGACTTGGCATGTCACCGAGTTATCTCAGCGATATGCTGCGTTCTCTGACCGGAGAAAACGCTCAGCATCACATCCAGGAAAAGCTCGTTGAAAAAGCGAAGGAAAGATTATCAACCTCCAACTTGTCCGTTTCCGAAATCGCCTACGAACTGGGATTTGAGTATCCACAGTCTTTTAGCCGCATGTTCAAAACAAAAACAAGCCTCTCTCCACTGGCTTTCAGGCAAACTTTTAATTGA
- a CDS encoding NmrA family NAD(P)-binding protein: MNIVITGSLGNISKPLAEELISKKHSVTIISSKADRRQAIEALGAKAAIGTIQDPDFLTAAFKEADIVYLMEAWEGIGNIFDKNADFVAAFTRVGNNYKQAVKNSGVRQVVHLSSIGAHTNEGIGSLYLHNTVETILNQLPETVSIKFMRPVGFYTNLYRYVASIKTQSAIIQTYGGDQKEPWVSPLDIAAVIAQEMEKPFIGRSVHYVASDEVSPNEIASTLGEAIGLPELKWQVIPRELMLQQMLDAGMNDWIANGMVQMQAAQQSGSLYDDYYCNKPVLGKVKLADFAKEFALTYHK, translated from the coding sequence ATGAACATTGTAATTACTGGCTCGCTGGGCAATATCAGCAAGCCCCTGGCAGAAGAACTGATCAGCAAGAAGCATTCGGTCACCATCATCAGCAGTAAAGCGGACCGGCGGCAAGCCATTGAAGCATTAGGGGCAAAAGCGGCTATTGGCACCATTCAAGACCCCGATTTTTTGACCGCTGCGTTCAAAGAGGCCGACATTGTATATTTGATGGAAGCATGGGAAGGCATCGGCAACATCTTTGATAAAAATGCAGATTTTGTTGCCGCTTTTACGAGAGTAGGAAACAACTATAAGCAAGCTGTCAAAAATTCGGGCGTGAGACAGGTTGTCCATTTAAGCAGCATCGGGGCGCATACCAATGAAGGAATCGGGAGTTTGTATCTGCACAACACGGTCGAGACCATCCTGAATCAGCTGCCCGAAACGGTTTCAATCAAATTCATGCGGCCTGTCGGCTTTTATACGAATCTGTACCGGTATGTTGCTTCAATCAAAACACAATCGGCAATTATACAAACTTATGGAGGCGATCAAAAAGAGCCCTGGGTTTCTCCGCTGGATATTGCTGCGGTTATTGCTCAAGAAATGGAAAAACCGTTTATCGGAAGGTCAGTTCACTATGTAGCAAGCGACGAAGTATCTCCCAATGAGATTGCCAGCACATTAGGTGAAGCCATTGGCTTGCCCGAACTAAAATGGCAGGTAATTCCGCGTGAACTGATGCTGCAGCAGATGCTCGATGCTGGAATGAACGACTGGATCGCGAACGGCATGGTTCAAATGCAAGCTGCGCAGCAAAGCGGAAGCTTGTATGACGACTATTACTGCAACAAACCGGTTCTGGGTAAGGTAAAACTGGCTGATTTCGCAAAAGAATTTGCATTAACCTATCACAAGTAA
- a CDS encoding Crp/Fnr family transcriptional regulator — translation MEYPLTTLIEKIRLIVPLSDADITLIDGLFQPLHLKKGANFVEQGQVCHQVGFIQAGLVRYFVNQDGDEKIYSFGLENDFVCDYESFLSKQPCRRAIQAIEDSSLFVISSVGLQLLFDKLTYGERFGRIVIEQIFVQTMGQLVSLYTDSPEERYQSFSDHYPSLATRITQYHIASYVGVKPQSLSRIRARWAGKDYTRISSPE, via the coding sequence ATGGAATACCCGCTAACTACGCTCATCGAAAAGATACGACTAATAGTGCCACTTAGTGACGCAGACATTACTTTGATAGATGGTTTGTTCCAGCCGCTGCATCTGAAAAAAGGAGCGAATTTTGTTGAGCAAGGTCAGGTTTGTCACCAAGTTGGTTTTATTCAGGCAGGCTTAGTGAGATATTTTGTCAATCAGGATGGAGATGAAAAGATTTACAGCTTTGGTTTAGAAAACGATTTTGTTTGTGATTATGAGAGTTTTCTCTCCAAACAGCCCTGCCGACGCGCAATTCAAGCTATCGAGGATTCCTCATTGTTCGTGATTTCATCGGTCGGCCTGCAACTTTTATTTGACAAATTGACTTATGGTGAACGTTTCGGCCGGATAGTGATTGAACAGATTTTCGTTCAAACAATGGGACAGCTTGTATCCCTTTATACAGATTCCCCCGAGGAGCGTTACCAATCATTTTCAGATCATTATCCCAGTCTTGCCACACGTATCACACAATATCATATTGCCTCCTACGTGGGCGTTAAACCTCAGTCTTTAAGCCGTATCCGGGCCAGATGGGCCGGCAAGGATTACACCCGCATTTCTTCACCTGAGTGA
- a CDS encoding DUF4267 domain-containing protein, whose product MTTQRISPPVRLLSLLIGFGLLFIGGRFLLAPETAEAGFGLHYQEPNFAFHYIKGIRDIFSGLLIVLFAWSSSRKPLLLTLLAGSVIPFADMLIVWRTPESNLWAMLIHGGTVIALWLLCYFLWKSSAEKEQL is encoded by the coding sequence ATGACAACGCAACGCATTTCTCCTCCGGTAAGACTGTTAAGCCTTCTGATCGGGTTTGGTTTACTCTTTATCGGCGGCCGCTTTTTGCTGGCTCCCGAAACAGCAGAAGCCGGATTTGGCCTCCATTATCAGGAGCCCAATTTCGCTTTTCATTACATCAAAGGCATCCGGGATATTTTCTCGGGATTGCTTATTGTGCTGTTTGCCTGGTCCAGCAGCAGGAAACCCCTGCTGCTGACTTTACTGGCCGGCTCGGTTATTCCCTTTGCTGATATGTTAATCGTGTGGCGCACACCAGAAAGCAATCTTTGGGCAATGCTTATTCATGGGGGGACTGTAATCGCACTTTGGCTATTATGCTATTTTTTATGGAAATCTTCCGCTGAAAAAGAACAGCTGTAA
- a CDS encoding VTT domain-containing protein, translated as MEIFHQVLDIFFQLDKHLGNIIEQHGALTYGILFMIIFIETGVVFMPFLPGDSLLFAAGMMAARYPDSLNIWLVIALLLLAAVLGDGCNYLIGRRFGTKIQQISLFGKRMIKPEQLAQTHGFYKKYGASTIVIARFVPVVRTLAPFVGGVAAMNYSVFFKFNVIGAVLWVVSLSLAGYYLGSIPLVRDNFEKVVLGIVAVSVLPILWQLGKAKFKSISQSEVIV; from the coding sequence ATGGAAATTTTTCACCAAGTTCTTGATATATTTTTTCAATTAGATAAGCATCTGGGAAATATCATCGAGCAGCATGGGGCATTGACCTATGGTATCCTGTTTATGATCATCTTCATCGAAACCGGCGTCGTATTCATGCCATTTCTTCCCGGGGACTCTCTGCTGTTTGCCGCAGGAATGATGGCAGCCAGATATCCGGATTCACTCAACATTTGGCTGGTAATTGCACTGCTCCTGTTAGCCGCGGTCTTAGGCGATGGCTGCAATTATCTGATAGGACGCCGTTTCGGAACCAAAATCCAGCAAATCAGCCTGTTCGGGAAAAGAATGATCAAGCCCGAACAACTTGCACAAACACATGGCTTTTATAAAAAATATGGCGCATCTACAATTGTCATAGCCCGCTTTGTCCCGGTTGTCCGGACCCTGGCACCTTTTGTAGGCGGTGTTGCAGCAATGAATTACAGCGTCTTCTTTAAGTTTAATGTCATCGGGGCGGTCCTTTGGGTCGTAAGCCTCTCTCTGGCTGGTTATTATTTGGGTAGTATCCCGCTGGTCAGGGACAATTTTGAGAAAGTTGTGCTAGGGATCGTTGCCGTGTCAGTATTGCCCATACTATGGCAGTTAGGTAAGGCGAAATTCAAGTCTATCAGCCAGTCGGAGGTCATTGTTTAA